A single region of the Malaclemys terrapin pileata isolate rMalTer1 chromosome 2, rMalTer1.hap1, whole genome shotgun sequence genome encodes:
- the LOC128831102 gene encoding uncharacterized protein LOC128831102, which translates to MMERGHNRDSEQCCVKVKELRQAYQKTKEANGRSGSEPRTCRYYAELHAILGGAATTTPPLFVDSGSGIVSTPEDSADGVEEEEEEEDELAESTQHSILPNSQDLFITLTEVPSQASTQDSDPMEGTSAAANSSSLPPPS; encoded by the exons atgatggagagaggccacaatagggactctgagcagtgctgcgtgaaggtcaaggagctcagacaagcctatcaaaaaacaaaggaggcaaacggtcgctccgggtcagagccgcggacatgccgctactacgccgagctgcatgcaattctagggggggctgccaccactaccccacctttgttcgtggattctgggtcggggatagtctcgacgcctgaggattctgccgatggggtagaggaggaggaggaggaggaggatgagcttgcagagagcacacagcactccattctccccaacagccaggatctttttatcaccctgactgaagtaccctcccaagccagtacccaagactctgaccccatggaagggacctcag cagctgcaaattcctcaagcctccctcctccatcctga
- the MRPS24 gene encoding 28S ribosomal protein S24, mitochondrial — MAAPLWGRGLTAALWTRGAFSWLLSCSRAIQTTAVCHKNRAARVRVGKGDKPVTYEQAHPPHYIAHRKGWLSLHTSNLDGESGAAERTVEDVFIRKFIYGTFHGCLANEIVLKRRANVLIVCAVFLQRLPPYKFYFLVGYTETLLSFFYKCPVRLEVQTVPEKVIYKYL; from the exons ATGGCGGCGCCCTTGTGGGGAAGGGGCCTGACG GCCGCTCTGTGGACCCGGGGCGCTTTCTCGTGGCTCCTTTCCTGCAGCCGGGCTATTCAGACCACAGCTGTGTGTCACAAG AACCGGGCGGCCCGAGTGCGAGTCGGGAAAGGAGACAAGCCGGTGACGTACGAACAGGCCCACCCGCCTCACTACATCGCCCATCGCAAGGGTTGGCTCTCCCTGCACACCA GTAACCTGGacggggagagtggggcagccGAGCGCACCGTGGAGGACGTCTTCATCCGCAAGTTCATCTACGGCACCTTCCACGGCTGCCTGGCCAATGAGATCGTGCTGAAGCGCCGCGCCAACGTGCTGATCGTCTGCGCTGTCTTCCTGCAGCGCCTGCCGCCCTACAAGTTCTACTTCCTGGTGGGCTACACCGAGACGCTGCTCTCTTTCTTCTACAAGTGCCCCGTCCGGCTGGAAGTGCAGACCGTGCCCGAGAAGGTCATCTACAAGTACCTGTAG